Proteins encoded together in one Candidatus Xianfuyuplasma coldseepsis window:
- a CDS encoding TMEM165/GDT1 family protein — MFLEILTAFVIIFIAELGDKSQILAMSFATKYKTRDVVIGVFIGILVNHVLAVLIGTFAGSLFFGYQIAYIVAFIFIVFAYLSLLDRGDDDTPSVRQMATPIVVIAMAFFVGELGDKTQLATFALSSESDHPYMILIGTVSAMLAVSYVGIVVGKRLGERVPDYYIRIASSVLFFVYGVIKLGSGYQSSNLSSVWMLVIVGLSLIGYLSMLYISYQQYRSTPQTTFQRVAQHLKEYYQAMDQALDILCLGEEYCGTCIGKHCLIGHTKYLLEEAKKGHHIDVESLSNKAFKDVEASRILKAIDITIDEIKDHWDDSDFAILHTIRQHLDYLLFHRSIAPKSFTEYKQFIEEYKQSISK; from the coding sequence ATGTTTCTTGAAATATTGACAGCGTTTGTTATTATATTCATTGCTGAATTAGGCGATAAATCGCAGATTTTAGCCATGTCTTTTGCAACGAAATACAAGACGCGAGATGTTGTTATCGGTGTCTTTATTGGAATTCTTGTGAATCATGTACTCGCTGTATTGATTGGAACATTTGCTGGTTCGTTGTTCTTCGGATATCAAATTGCCTACATTGTTGCATTTATCTTCATTGTCTTTGCCTATCTGAGTCTGCTTGATCGCGGGGATGATGACACACCCTCAGTCCGCCAAATGGCAACCCCGATAGTGGTAATCGCGATGGCTTTTTTTGTTGGTGAACTTGGAGATAAAACACAACTTGCAACCTTTGCATTGAGCAGTGAAAGTGATCATCCGTATATGATCTTGATTGGTACTGTTTCGGCGATGCTTGCGGTATCATATGTGGGAATTGTTGTTGGGAAACGTCTCGGAGAGCGTGTTCCAGATTACTATATCAGGATTGCTTCAAGCGTACTGTTCTTTGTATACGGTGTGATCAAATTAGGAAGTGGATATCAATCATCAAACTTGAGTTCCGTATGGATGCTGGTGATTGTCGGGCTTTCTTTGATTGGATATTTGAGTATGTTGTACATTAGTTATCAACAATATCGATCTACACCTCAAACAACTTTTCAACGCGTTGCCCAACATCTAAAAGAGTATTATCAAGCAATGGATCAAGCCTTGGACATTCTTTGTTTAGGAGAAGAGTATTGTGGAACTTGTATTGGAAAACACTGTTTAATAGGACATACCAAATACTTACTAGAAGAGGCTAAAAAGGGACATCATATTGATGTGGAGTCTTTATCAAATAAAGCATTTAAAGATGTCGAAGCATCCCGGATTCTTAAAGCAATTGATATTACAATTGATGAGATTAAAGATCATTGGGATGATTCGGATTTTGCCATTTTGCATACGATACGGCAGCACTTGGATTATCTATTGTTTCACCGCAGTATTGCCCCTAAATCCTTTACTGAATACAAACAATTTATTGAGGAATATAAACAATCAATATCGAAATGA
- a CDS encoding DUF819 family protein, translated as MNIVVAIIQLSLIILVPLFIIRNDKFILTKWFGSIGTAYLAGITLSVLIYLLNRLGVNIVPNKDVGEIGSHLAISIAIPLLLFSANLKEAKKLSKTVLKSFASLLISAVVVSSIVFYAYAYTLADGDVLSGMAIGVYTGGTPNLNAIANIFGLEQNIILSANLSDMIIGALFYVFLLLLAKPLLSRFLRNRSDENYLTEDSSIINFEEIDMRQFTLTKTLWKRVILGFGIAVLGALFGILVWILLGMEDGKMIDLLVPTMMITVTILGIVGSFNKSIRETEGMNVIGQYLILIFSFALASSIDFTQLQSIFTSTLILYGTVTVGVFILHTIISKFLNIDVDCTMITLTAGVYGPAFVPAITKQIKNDDLTAPGLIVGSIGYAVGTFLGMGLVFLYAL; from the coding sequence ATGAATATTGTTGTAGCGATCATACAGCTCTCGCTGATTATTCTAGTTCCCCTGTTTATTATCCGCAATGACAAGTTCATCTTAACCAAATGGTTCGGTTCGATTGGTACTGCATATTTAGCGGGAATCACACTAAGTGTACTCATCTATCTATTGAATCGTTTGGGAGTGAATATTGTTCCCAATAAGGATGTTGGTGAAATTGGAAGTCACTTGGCGATCAGTATTGCCATTCCGTTGTTGTTGTTTTCCGCGAACTTAAAAGAAGCGAAGAAGTTATCAAAAACCGTATTAAAGAGTTTTGCATCGCTTTTAATTAGTGCGGTTGTGGTCTCCAGTATTGTCTTTTATGCGTATGCTTATACGCTAGCCGATGGTGATGTGTTAAGTGGTATGGCGATTGGTGTCTATACCGGTGGAACACCAAACCTCAATGCGATTGCCAATATTTTTGGATTAGAACAAAATATCATTTTAAGTGCTAATTTGTCTGATATGATTATTGGGGCGTTGTTCTATGTATTTTTATTGTTGTTAGCGAAACCATTGTTATCACGATTCTTACGAAATCGATCCGATGAGAACTACCTTACAGAAGATTCTAGCATCATTAACTTTGAAGAAATTGATATGCGCCAGTTCACATTAACAAAAACGTTATGGAAGCGTGTTATTCTAGGATTTGGAATTGCTGTCCTTGGTGCATTATTCGGTATTCTTGTGTGGATATTACTGGGTATGGAAGATGGGAAAATGATTGATTTGTTGGTGCCGACTATGATGATTACCGTAACCATTCTTGGTATTGTGGGTTCCTTTAACAAATCCATCCGTGAAACCGAAGGGATGAATGTTATTGGCCAGTATTTAATCCTCATCTTTAGTTTTGCCTTGGCAAGTAGTATTGATTTTACCCAGTTGCAATCGATCTTTACATCAACATTGATTTTATATGGAACCGTCACGGTTGGGGTATTTATTCTCCATACCATCATCAGTAAATTCTTGAATATTGATGTCGATTGTACAATGATTACACTAACTGCAGGGGTGTATGGTCCGGCCTTTGTTCCGGCGATTACGAAACAAATCAAAAACGATGATTTAACTGCTCCAGGTTTAATTGTCGGTAGTATAGGGTATGCTGTTGGAACGTTTCTCGGTATGGGTCTCGTGTTCCTCTATGCACTGTAA